In a genomic window of Maricaulis maris MCS10:
- a CDS encoding threonine aldolase family protein codes for MSDSLRARCDLDLTFPFHHETHPADRLMRVASWMREQGLGGEAYLTGASVDRLESRMAELLGKPAAVWFPTGTMAQGVAARLHCEASGDNRLALHPTSHLALHEEEAHVHLHGLETLGMGEWSRTLRSDDLPAAAGCAFIELPQRHNGGALPSWDELVALKALAVSRGIPLHMDGARIWGLPEAWPGHDWPEICDGFASVYVSFYKDLGASGGAVLAGDTDFIDAARLWLARMGGRLVSAWPMVPDALYALEHRLPLLPRFVEQARRIAADLGDCPGVSITPDPPQVNMMHVRLDCDVATAEAARDAAAEATGVWLGNRFWHFDADPVPALEIAIGERALAADPARIVAAIREMSAFLQGDQSTSA; via the coding sequence ATGAGCGACTCATTGAGGGCGCGTTGCGACCTTGACCTGACTTTCCCCTTCCATCACGAGACCCATCCGGCCGACCGGTTGATGCGGGTCGCATCCTGGATGCGCGAGCAGGGCCTGGGGGGCGAGGCCTATCTGACCGGCGCGTCCGTGGACCGGCTGGAATCCCGGATGGCAGAGCTACTGGGCAAGCCGGCTGCGGTCTGGTTTCCGACCGGCACCATGGCCCAGGGCGTTGCTGCCCGTCTTCACTGCGAGGCCAGCGGCGACAACCGCCTGGCGCTGCACCCGACCTCTCATCTCGCCCTGCATGAGGAAGAGGCCCATGTGCACCTGCACGGGCTGGAAACGCTGGGCATGGGTGAGTGGTCGCGCACCCTGCGATCAGACGACCTGCCCGCCGCCGCAGGCTGCGCCTTCATCGAGCTGCCGCAGCGACACAATGGCGGGGCGCTGCCGAGCTGGGACGAGCTGGTCGCCCTCAAGGCCCTGGCGGTCTCGCGCGGCATTCCCCTGCACATGGATGGAGCGCGCATCTGGGGGCTGCCAGAGGCCTGGCCCGGTCATGACTGGCCGGAGATCTGTGACGGTTTCGCCTCGGTCTATGTGTCCTTCTACAAGGATCTCGGCGCCTCGGGCGGGGCTGTCCTGGCCGGTGATACGGATTTCATAGACGCGGCGCGCCTGTGGCTGGCCCGGATGGGCGGACGTCTTGTCTCGGCCTGGCCGATGGTCCCCGACGCCCTTTACGCGCTGGAACACCGCCTGCCGCTGCTGCCGCGATTTGTCGAACAGGCCCGCCGGATCGCGGCCGACCTCGGCGACTGTCCCGGTGTCAGCATCACGCCTGACCCGCCTCAGGTGAACATGATGCATGTCCGGCTGGACTGTGATGTGGCGACAGCCGAGGCGGCTCGTGATGCGGCGGCCGAGGCGACCGGTGTCTGGCTGGGCAACCGCTTCTGGCATTTCGACGCCGATCCGGTTCCGGCGCTGGAAATCGCGATCGGTGAACGTGCGCTCGCCGCCGACCCGGCCCGGATCGTCGCGGCCATCCGCGAAATGTCAGCCTTTCTGCAGGGCGATCAGTCGACCAGCGCGTAA
- a CDS encoding ArsC/Spx/MgsR family protein, producing MTGLTVYGLKNCDSCKKAVSALNAAGLAHTFVDIREEADRVVKVPDWLDAVGAKVLVNTRSTTWRNMAEEDREIAAEDPAGVLIANPTLIKRPVIEAGSTVLVGWSTTSLDALLAGASE from the coding sequence GTGACGGGACTGACGGTTTACGGCCTGAAAAACTGCGACAGCTGCAAGAAGGCCGTTTCGGCACTCAACGCGGCCGGGTTGGCCCACACTTTTGTCGATATCCGTGAAGAGGCGGACCGGGTTGTCAAAGTCCCGGACTGGCTCGATGCCGTAGGCGCGAAAGTGCTCGTCAACACGCGCTCCACAACCTGGCGCAACATGGCCGAGGAAGACCGTGAAATCGCCGCGGAGGATCCGGCGGGGGTCCTGATTGCCAATCCGACGCTGATCAAGCGCCCGGTCATCGAGGCGGGTTCAACAGTGCTTGTGGGGTGGTCGACGACCAGCCTGGATGCCCTGCTGGCCGGCGCATCGGAATGA
- the ispG gene encoding flavodoxin-dependent (E)-4-hydroxy-3-methylbut-2-enyl-diphosphate synthase: MSQSSSDPRSVRPWRMIDRRKSRKIKVGPLEVGGDAPISVQTMTNTPTSDAGATIDQIRRCEEAGVDLVRVSCPDEDSTAAFKTIAKAAKVPLIADIHFHYKRGIEAAEAGAACLRINPGNIGSMDRVREVVQAARDHGCAIRIGVNAGSLERHLLEKYGEPCPEAMVESALDHARILDDLDFRDYKISVKASDPFLTVAAYQSLSEATDAPLHLGVTEAGGTRIGTVKSSIGIGSMLWAGIGDTIRVSLSAEPEEEVRVGFDILKSLGLRTRGVNIIACPSCARQGFDVIRTVETLEARLAHISEPISLSIIGCVVNGPGEALMTDLGFTGGGAGRGKMYVSGRPDHNVSNEEMVDHIVEMVEDRAAEIRASELSPEGDSVEAAE; this comes from the coding sequence ATGTCACAATCCAGCTCCGATCCGCGCAGTGTTCGCCCGTGGCGGATGATTGACCGTCGCAAGAGCCGCAAGATCAAGGTTGGCCCGCTTGAGGTCGGCGGTGATGCGCCGATCAGCGTGCAGACGATGACCAATACCCCCACCTCCGATGCCGGTGCCACGATCGACCAGATCCGGCGCTGCGAGGAGGCCGGTGTCGATCTGGTGCGCGTGTCCTGCCCGGACGAGGACTCAACCGCAGCCTTCAAGACGATTGCCAAGGCGGCCAAGGTGCCGCTGATCGCCGACATCCATTTCCACTACAAGCGTGGCATCGAGGCTGCCGAGGCCGGCGCCGCTTGCCTGCGTATCAATCCGGGCAATATCGGCTCGATGGACCGGGTCAGGGAGGTCGTCCAGGCCGCCCGCGATCATGGCTGTGCGATCCGGATCGGGGTCAATGCCGGCTCGCTCGAGCGTCACCTGCTGGAGAAATATGGCGAGCCCTGTCCCGAGGCGATGGTCGAGAGCGCGCTGGACCATGCCCGCATTCTCGATGATCTCGATTTCCGAGATTACAAGATTTCGGTGAAGGCCTCCGATCCCTTCCTCACGGTTGCGGCCTATCAATCCCTGTCCGAGGCCACTGACGCGCCCTTGCATCTGGGGGTCACCGAGGCCGGGGGCACGCGGATCGGCACGGTGAAATCCTCGATCGGCATCGGCTCGATGTTGTGGGCCGGGATCGGCGACACCATTCGGGTCTCACTGTCGGCGGAGCCGGAAGAAGAAGTCCGGGTCGGCTTCGACATTCTCAAATCGCTGGGGCTGCGAACCCGCGGCGTCAATATCATCGCCTGCCCGTCCTGCGCCCGCCAGGGCTTTGACGTGATCCGTACGGTGGAGACGCTGGAAGCCCGGCTGGCCCATATTTCAGAGCCGATCTCGCTGTCCATCATCGGCTGTGTGGTCAACGGGCCGGGCGAAGCCCTGATGACCGATCTGGGCTTTACTGGCGGCGGTGCCGGGCGCGGCAAGATGTATGTGTCCGGACGCCCGGACCACAATGTCTCCAATGAGGAGATGGTCGATCATATTGTCGAGATGGTTGAAGACCGGGCTGCCGAGATTCGGGCTTCGGAGTTGTCCCCGGAGGGTGACTCGGTCGAGGCTGCCGAATAG
- a CDS encoding helix-turn-helix domain-containing protein, which yields MVMVSQTPSTDFVPVDAVYSDDGVGYVHLSSGERLREARQKLNLSIAQAAERTRVRADYLEALETMDPRGLPARAYTIGYLRTYAGFLSLDAAGMVDQFKREVDTETGRAQPSAAAKTREPIKLPRGAFGALLILAAVAGTAWWYSEQFSSGTGLTNMPSPPDAAPDWARADFQTGRVAVSVDDIWSGLPLGEAATASGQVVMRAVLPTWLEVRDSSGRILFARELAVGEVYRALEPGLTVSAANAGAIEIERNGELVGLLGDAGMPVEDLPVMAQADPVDGAPQ from the coding sequence ATGGTGATGGTGAGTCAGACGCCCAGTACGGACTTCGTGCCCGTTGATGCCGTCTATTCAGATGACGGTGTCGGCTATGTGCATCTGTCATCCGGCGAACGCCTCCGCGAAGCCCGCCAGAAACTCAATCTCTCGATCGCACAGGCCGCCGAACGCACCCGTGTTCGCGCCGACTATCTGGAAGCCCTTGAAACCATGGATCCGCGCGGCCTGCCTGCTCGCGCCTACACCATTGGCTATCTGCGCACCTATGCCGGTTTCCTGAGTCTTGATGCCGCCGGCATGGTCGACCAGTTCAAGCGCGAGGTCGACACTGAAACCGGTCGGGCCCAGCCAAGCGCAGCGGCCAAGACCCGAGAGCCCATCAAACTGCCCCGCGGTGCCTTTGGCGCCCTTCTGATCCTCGCGGCGGTCGCCGGTACGGCGTGGTGGTATTCTGAACAATTCTCAAGCGGTACAGGCCTGACCAACATGCCATCGCCGCCGGATGCGGCACCGGATTGGGCCCGTGCCGATTTCCAGACCGGGCGGGTTGCTGTCAGCGTTGACGATATCTGGTCCGGACTGCCCCTGGGCGAGGCCGCGACGGCGTCCGGCCAGGTGGTCATGCGGGCCGTTTTGCCAACCTGGCTGGAAGTTAGGGATTCATCCGGTCGCATCCTGTTCGCCCGGGAACTGGCGGTTGGTGAGGTCTATCGGGCGCTGGAGCCGGGCCTGACCGTGTCCGCCGCCAATGCCGGTGCGATCGAGATTGAGCGCAATGGCGAACTGGTCGGCCTGTTGGGCGATGCCGGCATGCCTGTTGAGGACTTGCCTGTGATGGCGCAAGCCGATCCGGTTGACGGGGCGCCGCAATAG
- the ptsP gene encoding phosphoenolpyruvate--protein phosphotransferase: MDDMTTKSARDPRNLLKRMRLLMAVQENAQARLDHLTALIAEEAGWDVCSIYLARPSNALELCATFGLKREAVHSVRLRPGEGLVGLVARRARPLATSNARQHPSFSYKPETGEEPFDTFVGVPILRGGRMVGVLTAQTSVERQIAADEIETLQTVAMVLAEIVASGDIVDAAEMAGLDVRQSRPERFQGGAYSGGVAQGVAVLFEPHVESTRLIADDPAGEEERLETAIKSLRSAIDEMLEGGRIPFGGPTRDVLQAYRMFAHDRGWMERLRDAVRRGLTAEAAVERVRNENRARLMKASDQLFRERLHDLEDLANRLLRHLDGSGAALELPDNAIIIARNIGPAELLEFDRDKLKGIALEEGSASSHAAIVAKALRIPLVGRLEGALDRAENGDPVILDGEFGVLHIRPEPEVVETYEVRVAALSERRQAYAELRGPSVTADGQRIGLHMNAGLLIELTALEETGADGVGLFRTEFQFMVAETLPRLSAQAAVYKSVLDAAGEKPVIFRTLDLGGDKVAPFAPSTVEANPALGWRAIRMGLDRPGLLRYQLRALILAAAGRPLNVMFPMIAAPWEARAAREMLDRELNHARHAGHEMPSDVRCGIMLETPGMAWALHHAIDTVDFVSVGANDLMQYFYAADRQNTRVSERYDVLAPAALDLLKHVRDLCAEHDTPISVCGEIAAKPLEAAVLIGLGYQSLSMASGNIGPIKKLVSGLDAGKLGTWLASHLQLPVDSLRPLLIEAGEKAGLPREAIDNGRAI, encoded by the coding sequence ATGGATGACATGACGACAAAATCCGCCCGCGATCCGCGCAACCTGCTCAAGCGCATGCGCCTGCTCATGGCGGTGCAGGAGAATGCCCAGGCGCGTCTCGACCATCTGACGGCGCTGATCGCCGAAGAGGCCGGTTGGGATGTGTGCTCGATCTATCTGGCCCGCCCGTCCAACGCACTGGAATTGTGCGCCACATTCGGTCTCAAGCGCGAAGCCGTCCACTCGGTCCGCCTGCGACCCGGCGAGGGCCTGGTTGGCCTTGTGGCCCGCCGCGCGCGCCCCCTTGCGACGTCCAATGCCCGCCAGCACCCGTCTTTCTCCTACAAGCCGGAAACCGGTGAGGAGCCATTCGATACCTTCGTCGGTGTTCCGATCCTGCGCGGCGGACGCATGGTTGGTGTCCTGACGGCCCAGACCTCGGTCGAGCGCCAGATTGCGGCCGATGAAATAGAGACGCTGCAGACCGTCGCCATGGTGTTGGCCGAGATCGTCGCCTCCGGCGATATTGTCGATGCCGCCGAAATGGCCGGGCTGGATGTGCGCCAGTCGCGCCCGGAACGCTTCCAGGGCGGAGCCTATTCCGGCGGCGTTGCACAGGGCGTCGCGGTGTTGTTCGAGCCCCATGTCGAGTCGACCCGCCTGATCGCTGATGACCCTGCCGGCGAGGAAGAGCGCCTGGAAACGGCCATCAAGTCGCTGCGCAGTGCGATCGACGAGATGCTGGAAGGTGGCCGTATCCCCTTTGGTGGTCCGACCCGCGACGTGTTGCAGGCCTACCGCATGTTCGCCCATGACCGTGGCTGGATGGAAAGACTGCGCGATGCGGTGCGCCGTGGCCTGACCGCTGAGGCTGCTGTCGAACGGGTGCGAAACGAGAACCGCGCCCGGCTGATGAAGGCTTCGGACCAGCTGTTCCGCGAGCGCCTGCATGATCTGGAAGATCTCGCCAATCGCCTCTTGCGTCATCTGGACGGGAGCGGTGCGGCGCTCGAACTGCCGGACAATGCAATCATCATCGCTCGCAATATCGGCCCGGCCGAACTTCTGGAGTTTGATCGGGACAAGCTCAAGGGCATAGCACTGGAGGAGGGTTCCGCCTCGTCCCATGCAGCCATTGTCGCAAAGGCGCTGAGAATTCCACTGGTCGGGCGCCTGGAAGGCGCGCTTGACCGGGCGGAGAATGGTGACCCGGTCATCCTTGATGGCGAGTTCGGCGTTCTTCACATCCGGCCCGAACCGGAGGTGGTGGAAACGTATGAAGTTCGGGTGGCCGCCCTGTCGGAGCGCCGCCAGGCCTATGCCGAATTGCGCGGCCCCTCAGTCACCGCGGATGGCCAGCGCATCGGTCTTCACATGAATGCCGGCTTGTTGATCGAACTGACAGCGCTCGAGGAAACCGGCGCCGACGGGGTCGGCCTGTTCCGGACCGAGTTCCAGTTCATGGTCGCGGAAACGCTGCCGCGCCTGTCAGCGCAGGCCGCTGTCTACAAATCCGTCCTTGATGCCGCGGGTGAGAAGCCGGTCATATTCCGCACGCTGGACCTGGGCGGTGACAAGGTGGCGCCGTTCGCGCCCTCGACCGTCGAGGCCAATCCGGCGCTGGGCTGGCGCGCCATTCGCATGGGTCTGGATCGGCCGGGCCTGCTGCGCTACCAGCTGCGCGCCCTGATCCTGGCGGCCGCCGGACGGCCCCTGAATGTGATGTTCCCGATGATCGCCGCGCCCTGGGAAGCCCGGGCGGCTCGCGAGATGCTGGACCGGGAGCTGAATCATGCCCGTCATGCCGGTCATGAAATGCCCTCTGATGTCCGCTGCGGCATCATGCTGGAAACGCCGGGCATGGCCTGGGCGCTCCATCACGCCATCGACACGGTCGATTTCGTGTCAGTCGGTGCCAATGACCTGATGCAGTATTTCTACGCCGCGGACCGCCAGAATACGCGTGTCTCGGAACGGTACGATGTTCTTGCCCCTGCCGCCCTGGATCTTCTCAAACATGTCCGCGACCTGTGCGCGGAGCACGACACGCCGATCTCGGTTTGTGGCGAAATAGCCGCCAAGCCGCTGGAAGCTGCGGTGCTGATCGGGCTTGGTTATCAAAGTCTTTCCATGGCCTCGGGAAACATCGGACCGATCAAGAAACTGGTCTCCGGTCTCGACGCCGGCAAACTTGGCACCTGGCTTGCGAGCCATCTTCAATTGCCCGTGGACAGTTTGCGCCCGCTCCTCATAGAAGCAGGAGAAAAGGCCGGATTGCCTCGCGAGGCCATTGATAATGGACGAGCAATTTGA
- a CDS encoding aspartate kinase — protein sequence MTRVVAKFGGTSVGTIERIRHAAGLVADAARRGETMTVVVSAMAGETDRILGLAGAFGSGLGDRETDVALAAGEQVSSALMALALREAGLEAQSFLGWQLPVITDGPPGASRIAGMDVAVLEAAIDAGIIPVVAGFQGITETGEVRTLGRGGTDLSAAALAAALQARCDIYTDVDGVYTTDPRVEPDARRLDTISHDEMLELAAQGAKVLQTRSVEFAKARGVPMRVLSSFLEAGASRGTDVVSEQAIAERRLVSGVAYARDQARIALHGASNRSDMAARCFASLAEAEVGVDMIVQAHARQPGTVTLEFSIAHRDLDRAQAVLEDAMTGVRISAETGLAKVSVVGAGLRQRADVARSLFAVLGDQDIAVKVLATSEIKISALIENDAVERAVRALHAAYGLDQV from the coding sequence ATGACGCGCGTCGTGGCGAAATTCGGTGGCACGTCGGTCGGGACGATCGAGCGAATCCGCCACGCGGCCGGCCTGGTCGCCGACGCCGCCCGGCGCGGCGAAACCATGACCGTTGTCGTCTCGGCCATGGCCGGTGAGACCGACCGCATTCTCGGCCTCGCCGGCGCCTTCGGCAGTGGTCTGGGTGACCGTGAAACCGATGTCGCCCTGGCGGCCGGCGAGCAGGTGTCCTCGGCGCTGATGGCGCTGGCCCTGCGCGAAGCCGGCCTTGAAGCGCAGTCATTCCTCGGCTGGCAATTGCCGGTCATCACGGATGGACCGCCGGGTGCTTCGCGCATTGCGGGCATGGATGTCGCGGTTCTCGAAGCGGCGATCGATGCTGGCATCATTCCGGTGGTTGCGGGCTTCCAGGGCATTACCGAGACGGGTGAGGTTCGCACGCTGGGCCGCGGCGGGACTGACCTGTCAGCTGCCGCCCTGGCCGCGGCGCTGCAGGCTCGGTGTGACATCTATACCGATGTTGACGGCGTCTACACGACTGACCCACGGGTCGAGCCTGACGCTCGCCGCCTCGACACGATCAGCCATGACGAGATGCTGGAACTGGCCGCCCAGGGCGCCAAGGTGTTGCAGACCCGGTCGGTGGAATTTGCCAAGGCTCGCGGCGTGCCGATGCGGGTCCTGTCCTCCTTCCTCGAGGCGGGAGCAAGCCGCGGCACTGATGTGGTGTCCGAACAGGCGATCGCTGAACGCCGGCTGGTGTCCGGTGTCGCCTATGCCCGCGACCAGGCCCGCATTGCCCTGCATGGCGCGTCGAACCGGTCGGACATGGCGGCGCGCTGTTTCGCCAGCCTGGCAGAAGCCGAAGTCGGCGTTGACATGATCGTCCAGGCCCATGCCCGACAGCCCGGTACCGTGACGTTGGAGTTTTCCATCGCTCACCGTGATCTGGATCGCGCGCAAGCGGTGCTGGAAGATGCCATGACCGGGGTGCGGATATCGGCCGAGACCGGTTTGGCCAAGGTGTCAGTGGTTGGTGCAGGTCTTCGCCAGCGAGCTGACGTTGCCCGGTCCCTGTTTGCGGTGCTGGGAGATCAGGATATTGCGGTAAAGGTCCTCGCCACCTCCGAGATCAAGATCTCGGCCTTGATCGAGAATGACGCCGTTGAACGCGCAGTCCGGGCCTTGCATGCGGCCTATGGTTTGGATCAGGTGTAG
- the ubiG gene encoding bifunctional 2-polyprenyl-6-hydroxyphenol methylase/3-demethylubiquinol 3-O-methyltransferase UbiG, with protein sequence MTSAAAPNTLNRPSIDPEEVEKFSRIAAEWWDPDSKFKPLHKFNPIRLGFMRDTICDHFGLSGERPFEGLRILDIGCGGGLVCEPMARLGAHVTGVDAAEANIKTASVHADEQGLEIDYRHGVAEQLIEQDEAPFDVVLNLEVMEHVANPHTFLVDCARLVKPGGLMICATINRTSKAFALAIVGAEWVMGWLPRGTHRFHKLVKPSQIRTALREGGMSLRAPVGVSYNPLTDQFSLGEDTAVNYMMVAEKPAG encoded by the coding sequence ATGACCAGCGCCGCCGCGCCCAACACGCTCAACCGTCCCTCCATTGATCCGGAGGAAGTCGAGAAATTCTCCCGCATTGCGGCCGAGTGGTGGGACCCGGACAGCAAGTTCAAGCCCTTGCACAAGTTCAACCCGATCCGCCTGGGCTTCATGCGCGACACGATCTGCGATCATTTCGGCCTGTCCGGCGAGCGCCCGTTCGAGGGTTTGCGCATTCTCGACATTGGCTGCGGCGGCGGCCTGGTCTGCGAACCGATGGCTCGACTGGGCGCACATGTCACCGGCGTCGATGCGGCCGAAGCCAATATCAAGACCGCCAGTGTCCACGCTGACGAGCAGGGTCTGGAGATCGACTACCGGCATGGCGTCGCCGAACAACTGATCGAGCAGGACGAGGCACCATTTGATGTGGTCCTCAATCTGGAGGTCATGGAACATGTCGCCAATCCGCACACCTTCCTGGTCGACTGCGCCAGACTGGTGAAACCAGGCGGGTTGATGATCTGCGCCACGATCAACCGGACCTCGAAAGCCTTTGCCCTCGCCATTGTCGGCGCCGAATGGGTGATGGGCTGGCTGCCGCGCGGGACGCACCGCTTCCACAAGCTGGTCAAACCGTCTCAGATCCGCACCGCGCTGCGCGAAGGCGGGATGAGCCTGCGCGCACCGGTGGGCGTCAGCTACAACCCGCTCACCGACCAGTTCTCGCTCGGCGAGGACACTGCCGTGAACTACATGATGGTCGCGGAAAAGCCGGCTGGCTGA
- a CDS encoding DUF1178 family protein translates to MIRYALLCDDDHDFEAWFSDSAGFDDQNARGLVECPQCGSTRIRKALAAPAVATSRKREASPERQFGEIASKVRAHIRKNYDYVGEDFASEARAIHDGDKPKRLIYGEASADETKALSDDGVPVTPLPDALAPTPPKKAN, encoded by the coding sequence ATGATCCGCTATGCCCTCCTGTGTGATGACGACCATGATTTCGAGGCCTGGTTTTCGGACTCGGCGGGTTTCGACGACCAGAATGCCCGCGGCCTGGTGGAATGTCCGCAGTGTGGCTCGACCCGGATCCGCAAGGCGCTGGCCGCGCCGGCGGTTGCCACATCGCGCAAGCGCGAGGCCAGTCCAGAGCGTCAGTTCGGCGAAATCGCCTCGAAAGTGCGCGCCCACATCCGCAAGAATTACGATTATGTTGGCGAGGATTTTGCCAGCGAGGCGCGGGCCATCCATGACGGCGACAAGCCAAAGCGCCTGATCTATGGCGAGGCATCGGCTGACGAGACCAAGGCGCTGAGTGATGACGGCGTGCCGGTCACCCCGCTGCCGGACGCGCTGGCACCGACACCGCCAAAGAAGGCGAACTAG
- a CDS encoding carbon-nitrogen hydrolase family protein translates to MDVALVQMRSGIDPAENLATASALIRAAAADGARFVATPETTHLVQKDADAAFAVMCTPDDDPAIPAFAALAAELGIWLLIGSLAVRIGERRAANRSFLFSPAGEIAATYDKAHMFNVGLGQGETYRESDNYQAGDRLVVHDIAGAKLGLSICYDVRFAYLYRRLAQAGAEILTVPAAFTKPTGRAHWDVLLRARAIETGSFVLAPAQGGLHADGRKTWGHSIIIGPWGETVAELEHDNPGLLRASLDLRKVAEARRRVPALEHDRTLTGPL, encoded by the coding sequence ATGGACGTCGCCCTCGTCCAGATGCGCTCGGGCATCGACCCGGCGGAAAACCTCGCCACAGCCAGCGCGCTGATCCGCGCCGCCGCTGCGGACGGGGCGAGATTTGTGGCGACACCGGAGACAACGCATCTGGTGCAAAAGGATGCCGACGCCGCCTTCGCGGTGATGTGCACGCCCGACGATGATCCGGCGATCCCGGCCTTCGCCGCCCTAGCGGCCGAACTCGGCATCTGGCTGTTGATCGGCTCACTGGCCGTGCGTATCGGCGAACGCCGGGCCGCCAATCGTAGTTTCCTTTTCTCTCCGGCGGGCGAGATCGCGGCGACCTATGACAAGGCCCACATGTTCAATGTCGGGCTGGGTCAGGGCGAGACCTATCGCGAAAGCGATAATTATCAGGCCGGGGACCGGCTTGTGGTGCATGACATTGCCGGCGCGAAGCTGGGCCTGTCGATCTGCTATGATGTCCGTTTCGCCTATCTCTATCGCCGCCTCGCCCAGGCCGGCGCCGAAATCCTGACCGTCCCGGCCGCCTTCACCAAGCCGACCGGGCGTGCCCATTGGGACGTTCTGCTGCGAGCCCGGGCGATCGAGACAGGCAGTTTCGTGCTGGCGCCGGCGCAGGGTGGTTTGCACGCCGATGGACGCAAGACCTGGGGACACTCCATCATCATCGGACCCTGGGGCGAAACCGTCGCCGAACTCGAGCATGACAATCCCGGACTGCTGCGCGCCAGCCTCGACCTGCGCAAGGTCGCCGAGGCCCGCCGACGGGTTCCGGCGCTTGAGCATGACCGTACGCTCACAGGCCCGCTCTGA
- the grxC gene encoding glutaredoxin 3, which yields MTDITIYTRPMCGYCARAVSLLKQKGVAFTEIDAGFDQAKRQEMIQRSNGGRTFPQIFIGDMHVGGCDDLMALERGNKLDALLQA from the coding sequence ATGACTGACATTACGATCTACACCCGACCCATGTGCGGCTATTGCGCCCGCGCTGTGTCCCTCCTGAAACAGAAGGGCGTGGCATTCACCGAGATCGACGCCGGTTTCGATCAGGCCAAGCGCCAGGAAATGATCCAGCGGTCCAATGGCGGTCGCACCTTCCCGCAGATCTTCATCGGCGACATGCATGTCGGCGGTTGTGATGACCTGATGGCGCTCGAGCGCGGCAACAAGCTCGACGCCCTGCTCCAGGCCTGA
- a CDS encoding ComF family protein yields MAGVLVSGLNEAGRRLADLAWPPVCPLAGDTVDRAGHLTPQAWSRLTFLDAPWCDTCGWPFPYPAGSGGASLAVCANCIANPPRFDRARAPLAYDARVSPLVVGFKHGSRREMIGQFGRWMVRAGKDCLDEADAIIPVPLHWRRLVVRRYNQSALLGHVLSRESGVPMWTDALLRQRATPSQAGRTARLRRRNVAAAFTVPDRNAVAGKHLVLVDDVITTGATVSACAYQLKRAGAASVRVVALCRVVRETDPTV; encoded by the coding sequence ATGGCGGGTGTGCTGGTATCCGGACTGAACGAGGCCGGTCGCCGCCTGGCCGATCTGGCCTGGCCACCGGTCTGTCCCCTGGCCGGCGATACTGTCGATCGGGCGGGGCATCTGACGCCGCAGGCCTGGTCGCGCCTGACCTTTCTCGATGCACCCTGGTGTGACACGTGCGGCTGGCCCTTTCCCTATCCGGCCGGGTCGGGCGGCGCGTCGCTGGCCGTTTGTGCCAATTGCATCGCCAATCCGCCGCGCTTCGACCGCGCCCGCGCCCCTCTGGCCTATGATGCGCGGGTCAGCCCTCTGGTGGTTGGCTTCAAGCATGGCAGTCGGCGCGAGATGATCGGCCAGTTCGGTCGCTGGATGGTCCGTGCCGGCAAGGACTGCCTGGACGAAGCAGACGCCATCATCCCGGTCCCGCTGCACTGGCGCCGCCTGGTCGTGCGCCGTTACAACCAGTCGGCCCTGCTGGGCCATGTCCTGTCGCGCGAGAGTGGCGTGCCGATGTGGACGGATGCCCTGTTGCGGCAAAGAGCCACGCCGAGCCAGGCCGGGCGGACGGCTCGGCTGCGACGGCGCAATGTCGCGGCGGCCTTCACGGTTCCCGATCGCAATGCAGTTGCCGGGAAACATCTGGTTCTGGTCGATGATGTGATCACCACTGGCGCAACCGTGTCGGCATGCGCATATCAGCTGAAACGGGCCGGTGCCGCCTCGGTGCGTGTTGTGGCATTGTGCCGGGTAGTCCGCGAAACCGATCCGACGGTATGA